The Kordia sp. SMS9 genome window below encodes:
- a CDS encoding efflux RND transporter permease subunit, giving the protein MVEFLVKRPIAVFMTFLAFVLLGITSLNLMPVSLMPEIEVPYLKVQLDEPNYTAKELEKLVIQPIRRQLLQVGNLKDIQSTTQNGNAVIDLYFEYGTDVAYAFIEVNEKIDRILSVLPKEINRPKLIKSNPSDIPLCYVHIPYPKNSSQIAFSNYIKNTVRKRLEQNESVAFVDMTGSISPEISIALNTNKLAQLNLSISDIENAIKSNNTQIGNFKIKNGHYIYDVLFEPSLQTVDDLNNLYLTTNDTRIQIKDIAEISLVRKAQKGVFLNQGEKAISLAIVSKADAKVATVKAEILSYLHQLQKDNATISFTIQQDQSDLLHIAINNLQNSLLIGALLAIFMVYLFIRNYKVAFIIALVIPFSLIISFLFLYLLGISINIVSLSGLIVGIGMMIDNSIIVIDNISQYRIKGDTIVEACAKGTYEILRPLLSSLLTTCAVFIPLIYLSGIAGILFFDQALAIIISLSISYIVSIILLPTLYVAFNIKIKEKSQKNWLTNSYTRSFNFLFKGKILLSIIGIAIVILGGFVVTKIDTEKLPEIRYNDFNFVINWNENIALAESERRTSILEKQLKNTLFSASVGEQDFLRSKRKIAKTGVKLYVQTTTPKEAEQYAQKLLLYTKQQFPNAVFSIQKSENLFEQLFSSTEADFYLKVPIKHAAQTQTIAKKIATQFPKSLVTVEKQKQVLQLEIDQRKLATYKIDNSALIQTLKSIFNANQISILKSTNEYLPIVLKKTNEDFSTIINKSFMTNKDNIRIPIANLINTKEASDFENIYADLDENYIPINITTNNHEAIINFINTNRQEEITFDGTYFEQKTFIKELLIIMLIVVLLLYFVLAAQFESLVQPLIILCEIPITVGGSIIVMYLFGISLNIMSMIGMIIMLGIVINDSILKIDTINKLRNEGNNTLLEAIHHAGNRRINAILMTSFTTILAMTPVLFTSGIGADLQKPLAFVVIIAMCIGTFVSLYIVPILYWLLTKQKTS; this is encoded by the coding sequence ATGGTTGAATTTTTAGTAAAACGTCCTATAGCCGTCTTTATGACATTTTTAGCCTTTGTGCTTTTAGGGATTACATCTTTAAATTTAATGCCAGTTTCGTTAATGCCCGAAATTGAAGTTCCATACCTAAAAGTGCAACTTGATGAACCGAATTACACCGCAAAAGAACTCGAAAAGCTCGTCATACAACCAATCCGAAGGCAATTATTACAAGTTGGAAACCTAAAAGACATTCAGAGCACAACGCAAAACGGAAATGCTGTTATCGACTTGTATTTTGAATACGGCACTGATGTAGCGTACGCCTTTATTGAAGTCAATGAAAAAATAGATCGCATCCTTTCTGTGTTGCCAAAAGAAATCAATCGCCCAAAACTTATAAAATCGAATCCATCAGACATTCCGCTGTGTTACGTACACATTCCGTATCCAAAAAACAGTTCGCAAATAGCGTTTTCAAACTATATCAAAAATACCGTCCGAAAGCGCTTGGAACAAAATGAATCTGTAGCCTTTGTAGACATGACTGGAAGCATTTCTCCCGAAATCAGCATTGCACTCAACACAAACAAATTGGCACAACTAAACTTGAGTATTTCAGACATTGAAAACGCGATCAAAAGTAACAATACACAAATTGGAAACTTTAAAATCAAAAACGGACATTATATCTACGATGTGTTGTTCGAGCCTTCTTTACAAACCGTAGACGATCTTAACAATTTGTATCTAACCACAAACGACACGCGCATTCAAATCAAAGATATTGCAGAAATTTCCTTGGTTCGTAAAGCACAAAAAGGTGTATTTTTAAACCAAGGAGAAAAAGCCATCAGCTTGGCAATTGTCAGCAAAGCGGATGCAAAAGTAGCAACGGTAAAAGCAGAAATTCTCAGTTATCTTCACCAACTTCAAAAAGACAACGCTACCATTTCGTTTACAATTCAGCAAGATCAATCAGATTTGTTGCACATTGCCATCAACAACTTACAAAACAGCTTACTCATCGGTGCGTTACTTGCCATTTTTATGGTGTATCTTTTCATCCGAAACTACAAAGTAGCCTTCATCATTGCCTTGGTAATTCCGTTTTCATTAATCATAAGTTTTCTCTTTTTATACCTCTTAGGAATTTCCATTAATATTGTATCGCTTTCAGGTTTAATTGTCGGAATTGGAATGATGATTGACAACTCCATCATTGTCATTGATAACATTTCGCAATATCGCATCAAAGGAGACACAATTGTAGAAGCTTGTGCAAAAGGAACTTATGAAATTTTGCGTCCGTTACTATCTTCATTACTCACTACTTGTGCGGTTTTCATTCCGCTAATTTACCTCAGTGGTATTGCCGGAATTCTATTTTTCGATCAAGCATTGGCAATCATTATCAGTTTGAGCATTTCGTATATCGTTTCTATCATTTTACTGCCGACACTCTATGTTGCATTCAACATAAAAATCAAAGAAAAATCACAAAAAAACTGGCTAACAAACAGCTACACGCGTTCCTTCAATTTTCTATTCAAGGGAAAAATACTCCTTTCAATTATTGGAATTGCAATTGTTATTCTTGGCGGATTTGTAGTGACGAAAATTGATACAGAAAAACTTCCTGAAATTCGCTACAATGACTTTAACTTTGTCATCAATTGGAATGAAAATATCGCTTTGGCGGAAAGTGAACGCAGAACTTCCATCTTGGAAAAGCAACTTAAAAACACACTATTTAGCGCATCTGTTGGCGAGCAAGATTTTTTACGATCCAAACGAAAAATTGCAAAAACGGGCGTAAAACTATATGTGCAAACAACAACGCCTAAAGAAGCAGAACAATACGCGCAGAAACTACTTTTGTACACAAAACAACAATTTCCAAACGCAGTGTTTTCCATACAAAAATCTGAAAACCTATTTGAACAATTATTTTCCTCAACCGAAGCAGATTTCTATCTGAAAGTTCCTATAAAACATGCTGCTCAAACACAAACAATTGCAAAAAAAATCGCCACACAATTTCCAAAAAGCTTGGTCACTGTTGAAAAGCAAAAACAAGTACTACAGCTAGAAATTGATCAACGTAAATTAGCAACCTATAAAATTGACAACAGCGCATTAATTCAAACCTTAAAATCCATATTCAACGCTAATCAAATTAGCATTTTAAAAAGCACCAATGAATACCTTCCAATTGTGCTTAAAAAAACGAATGAAGACTTTTCTACGATCATCAACAAATCGTTCATGACCAACAAAGACAACATCCGAATTCCAATTGCAAACCTCATCAACACAAAAGAAGCGAGCGATTTTGAGAACATCTATGCCGATTTGGATGAAAACTACATTCCCATCAACATTACGACAAACAATCATGAAGCCATCATCAATTTTATCAACACCAATAGGCAAGAAGAAATTACGTTTGACGGCACCTATTTTGAACAAAAAACATTCATCAAGGAGTTACTCATTATCATGCTCATTGTAGTGTTACTCCTATACTTTGTCTTAGCTGCACAATTTGAATCCTTAGTACAACCGCTCATCATTCTTTGTGAAATTCCAATCACTGTCGGTGGCAGCATCATTGTCATGTATCTTTTTGGCATTTCGCTCAATATCATGTCTATGATCGGAATGATTATCATGCTCGGAATTGTCATCAACGATTCTATTCTCAAAATAGACACCATTAACAAACTAAGAAACGAAGGCAACAATACACTTCTAGAAGCCATTCATCATGCTGGAAACAGACGAATAAATGCTATTTTAATGACAAGTTTTACCACCATTTTAGCCATGACTCCAGTACTTTTCACTTCAGGAATTGGCGCCGATTTACAAAAACCCTTAGCGTTTGTCGTCATCATTGCTATGTGTATTGGAACCTTTGTCAGTCTCTACATCGTACCAATACTGTATTGGCTACTCACAAAACAAAAAACATCATGA